The genomic DNA GCGCGCATCGCGCGGCTCGTCAAGCCCTCCGAGCTGCGCGTCCGCCCGCGCTGCGAGGCGGGCGCGGCCTGCGGAGGATGCCCCTGGCAGCACCTGTCCTATGACGCGCAGCTGGAGGCCAAGCGCGCCAACGTGGCGGCGGCGCTCGAGCGCACGGCGAAGTTCGGCCGCGAGCGCGCCGAGGAGCTGGTGCGCCCCTGTCTGCCGAGCAAGCGCCAGTGGGGCTACCGCAACAAGCTGGAGCTGGGCGCGGCCATGGACGAGCGCGGCACGTTCCAACTGGGGTTCCACCGCGAGGGCGCGCACGACATCGCCTCGCCGGGCGCCTGCCCCCTCGCTCACGACGCCATCGCCAAGGCGCCCAAGGCGCTGCGCGGCGCGCTGCGCTTCGCGCAAGGGTCGGCCGACCTCGGCATCTTCCGCGTGGGCGTGCGCCACAGCCTGCACACGGGCGATCTGGAAGTAGCCCTGTGGACGAGTCCCGGCTCCTTCCCGCGCGGACACATCGCCAAAACCGTCAAGAGCGCCGTCAAGGCCACCAGCATCGTGCGCGTCATGGCCGACCCCGGCAAGGCCCGCAAGATCAAGGGCGTCGAGACGCTCGACGGCAAGGGATGCTGGGAGGAACAGCTGGGCGACGCCCGCTACCTGGCCAGCGCGCCGTCGTTCTTCCAGGTGAACACCGCGCAGGCCGAGAAGCTGATCGCCTGCGTGATCGAGGGCTTGGGCGGACGCATGGGCGAGGACGGGCCCGAAGGGCTCGACGACCTGCTGATCGCCGACCTGTACGCTGGCGGCGGCACGTTCTCGGTGCCGCTCGCGCAGGCGGGCGCCGAGGTGTTGGCCGTGGAGGCCGCGGGCTCGTCGGTGCGCGACTTGCGCCGCAACGCCGACATGAACCGCGTGGATCTCGAGGTGATCGGCGGCGACGCGGCGCGCGAGCTTCCGGAGCTGGGCGGCCTCGACGCGCTGGTGGTG from Eggerthella lenta DSM 2243 includes the following:
- the rlmD gene encoding 23S rRNA (uracil(1939)-C(5))-methyltransferase RlmD, which gives rise to MDETEKQKRDLGVFMEETITIERMGYGSEAVGRLESGKAVFVEGGAPGDVAALEIVEDKPTFARARIARLVKPSELRVRPRCEAGAACGGCPWQHLSYDAQLEAKRANVAAALERTAKFGRERAEELVRPCLPSKRQWGYRNKLELGAAMDERGTFQLGFHREGAHDIASPGACPLAHDAIAKAPKALRGALRFAQGSADLGIFRVGVRHSLHTGDLEVALWTSPGSFPRGHIAKTVKSAVKATSIVRVMADPGKARKIKGVETLDGKGCWEEQLGDARYLASAPSFFQVNTAQAEKLIACVIEGLGGRMGEDGPEGLDDLLIADLYAGGGTFSVPLAQAGAEVLAVEAAGSSVRDLRRNADMNRVDLEVIGGDAARELPELGGLDALVVDPPRAGLADGVVESIAAAAPERVAYVSCNPATWARDVARFESQGYRLTSVQPVDMFPQTYHVEVVSVFERL